In Drosophila innubila isolate TH190305 chromosome 2R unlocalized genomic scaffold, UK_Dinn_1.0 1_C_2R, whole genome shotgun sequence, the following are encoded in one genomic region:
- the LOC117783488 gene encoding CCR4-NOT transcription complex subunit 1 isoform X1 yields the protein MNVEQQLKTPLTQIRNLVKHVNKRNFNESSEQIKQFIQEYGLEADRSCLRYLFTVLNLQDSAPNVASQLQAKLLGAHLQRQLQSSSFVTNICIAFDQHFAKQKGLKPFALAELIGQVAKLTGINKLCECIFALAVTHSSHPELRQCARESLRHLLPDLLDSYLGQNAAASGLHEISFDLLQYLLCCLNEYVSPQLETQFLNKLRDEFPREAVPLVLAPILYRSAVTTTTTTTTSSSKSNETDAEEETTTTNTNTNTTNTSSSWSSSDADNLNEVGIEDIYDHLCEIIFTKQGKNNIMDTSWINLILEIGYEFTSSVEECKNHLCCGGASREVQPKDVAKIIGLMCRRHSSLLDCNVNLPTPANFWPGQGQQGGNGSASASQSAQQQQSSNNNNNDGSSESSSSASDKKDNKKETTDATQTWKPDVFVQALKELVPQLNWKDVCMELDHPEFVLKDRIGLDLLLTILRLATQSNLFPQPECIYRHWANTEGQLSLITIMLKNPDLFSFADYVFSQPTLDVLKTPPDADNKEIAAWKSLHLVEVLLSIADKGYFSQVHELFKFPAQNCPDVLFLALLHISPPLTPLRQDLFNQLIPTFLGNHPNSNVILASAWSSTNFQLRPSIMNAMSEWYLRGSEFDQVKLSRILDLAQDLKALSSLLNARSFMFIIDLACLASRREYLKLEKWLSDKIREHGEPFIQAMIKVLQRRCPQVTNAKLPEDQLPPKQAQLLPETVTTMISCLQACINSCMQPEIAEMIMQMVANVAIKARAAQQQQQQQQQQQQQQQQQQQPQGLVPPPPSIMRGHRGMDLPGGGIGPGSVPPPPQPQQPFSGNLNAQQMFGPGGMDPLTNMSNNLAGLNLGGPNGAFNFGNMLTSPSRLMNPGANPYPPIPLQIPAPPPPNVGNLGRMLPTGGPGPGPGGPQPTQATPPNQPNSSVMADLQMPVSKEVEDEANSYFQRIYNHQPNPTLSIDEVLDILQRFKESSNRREQEVFLCMLRNLFEEYRFFAHYPEKELQITAQLFGGIIDRNLVPTFVALGLSLRCVLDALRKPDGSKLYYFGVTALDRFKTRLHTYNKYCEHIRSIPHFTDFPQHLIQYVEYGMHGQEPPQQKLIGLSNTIPPAIAQGAAEPLYRANSMPGAMSAASNVQKPAVVVSHATRMKSIANATNIDTLLVANQEEKVTVPPEPVQDKTAFIFNNLSQLNIPQKCEEIKEIMTKEYWPWLAQYLVLKRASMEFNFHTLYYNFLDALKNSEINRYVTKETLRNIKVLLRSDKGVINFSDRSLLKNLGHWLGMMTLGRNRPILQLDLDLKSLLAEAYHKGQQELLFVVPFVAKILESSAKSRIFKSPNPWTMGIMFVLGELHQEPDLKLNLKFEIEVLCKTLNLELDKLKPVIYLKDPTRALTIEQQMSQPKSKILEGSAAQQQQQQQQQQQQQQQLQAQQQQQQLQPQQQQQQQQQLQAQQQQQQQQLQTVAPPVSAANSAANSAAEVDAAMLMNNSNNGGGGGGGGAVASPNLPTDASQVVLPPPEPRYSYVEVNVSNFQLIAQQLQLPANIPFLHANPGIKHIVVNAIERTITDWLQPVVDRSIRIACATTEQIIRKDFALDADENRMRTAAHQMVRNLAAGMAMITGKDEIARAISQNLHKAFMAALTGVPSMADIQAASVQLANENVELVCAFIQKTSAEKSALEIDRRLSTDFETRKIAREEGSRFVDAQILSYQQERLPEPVRLKVGPAPPTLYAVYSEFARSIPGFQQMSDRDIALFVPKPQDLQIPNVFANDESSMVYAEVASKMEAFMNTAINMPTLQLQASKMHMLLAALMATRRLRDQESAFNLLTRAVEGLTEGLINVQDHLEQMKLYRDIHLRILSLLHNSFGAPNTERAVTKCFFDIREEVRYNVEAARALITSHFVNLNQFDGMLRDCMDNGNNYVAISFGIALLERLIMEDRAINIVSDNEFMATVELLGRLTQHRHRYPECIVNAIETLWSGNLNASDYGPFNPGERYLAGTSHYIHSGMHHVRSCDTDDPPGLQEKTEFLLKDWVALYTQQNQQTTRDARHFGAFVQKMNTYGILKTDDLITRFFRQATHICTDVVYRMFAEPSLPINQAKNKIFQWIDAFVHLIAMLVRHSGEAGNPTTKINLLNKVLGIVLGTLLKDHEMRGVGFQQVGYHRFFMMLFMELCSADVNLESLMHSIVSAFAYTYHLLNPSVAPGFCFAWLELISHRVFLGRILVQIPGQKGWPLYSQLLQDLFKYLAPFLRNTELGRPVQMLYKGTLRVLLVLLHDFPEFLCDYHFGFCDTIPPNCVQMRNIILSAFPRNMRLPDPFTPNLKVDMLSDSSNAPKVCSSYIMNIQPPNFKKDLDSYLKARAPVTFLSELRGHLQVTSEPGTRYNMTLMNALVMYVGTQAIALIRNKNFVPNTSNIAHSAHMDIFQNLAVDLDTEGRYLFLNAIANQLRYPNSHTHYFSCAVLHLFAEANSEAIQEQITRVLLERLIVNRPHPWGLLITFIELIKNPIYKFWEHDFVHCAPEITKLFESVARSCLAKSNVNQQLNMAVDGENQEVVNIN from the exons ATGAACGTAGAGCAGCAATTGAAGACACCGCTAACGCAGATACGTAATTTGGTCAAGCACGTGAACAAACGAAATTTTAATGAGAGCAGCGAGCAAATCAAGCAG TTTATACAAGAATACGGCCTCGAAGCGGATCGTAGCTGTCTGCGTTATCTGTTTACGGTATTAAACTTGCAGGATTCGGCTCCGAACGTTGCTTCCCAGCTGCAGGCGAAGCTGCTTGGAGCCCATTTGCAGCGTCAACTGCAGAGCTCGTCGTTTGTGACCAACATTTGCATTGCCTTCGATCAGCACTTTGCCAAACAAAAG GGCTTGAAGCCGTTTGCTCTTGCCGAGCTCATTGGACAGGTTGCCAAGTTAACCGGCATTAACAAACTTTGCGAGTGCATATTTGCGCTAGCGGTAACTCACAGCTCTCATCCGGAGCTACGTCAGTGTGCACGTGAGAGTCTCCGGCATCTATTACCCGATCTGCTTGATTCGTATTTGGGTCAAAACGCCGCTGCCAGTGGATTGCACGAGATCTCATTTGATCTGTTGCAGTATTTGTTGTGTTGCCTCAACGAATACGTATCACCGCAGTTGGAGACGCAGTTTCTGAATAAGTTGCGGGACGAATTTCCGCGGGAAGCGGTGCCATTGGTTCTAGCGCCGATTTTATATCGCAGCGCCgtaacgacgacgacgactacAACGACGTCCAGCTCCAAATCCAACGAAACTGATGCAGAGGAAGAAACGACGACCACGAacacgaatacgaatacgacgAACACGAGCAGCAGTTGGAGCAGCTCCGATGCAGATAATCTGAATGAAGTTGGCATTGAGGATATCTATGACCATTTATGCGagataatatttacaaaacag ggcaaaaataatattatggaCACATCTTGGATTAATTTAATCCTTGAAATCGGTTATGAATTTACATCGAGTGTTGAAGAGTGCAAGAATCATTTGTGTTGCGGCGGCGCCTCCCGCGAAGTCCAGCCCAAGGATGTGGCCAAGATTATTGGACTCATGTGTCGACGACACTCGTCGCTCCTCGATTGCAATGTAAATCTACCGACACCAGCCAACTTTTGGCCTGGCCAAGGACAGCAAGGTGGCAATGGTTCGGCTTCTGCTTCACAATccgcacaacaacagcaaagctcgaacaacaacaacaacgatggcAGCAGCGAATCTAGCAGCTCGGCCAGCGACAAGAAGGACAACAAAAAGGAGACGACAGATGCAACACAAACATGGAAGCCAGATGTCTTTGTGCAGGCCCTCAAGGAGCTGGTGCCACAGCTCAACTGGAAGGATGTCTGCATGG AGTTGGATCATCccgagtttgttttaaaggaTCGCATCGGTTTGGATCTGCTACTGACGATCTTAAGATTGGCCACGCAATCGAATCTGTTTCCACAACCGGAATGCATTTATCGCCATTGGGCGAACACCGAAGGGCAGCTATCGTTGATAACGATAATGCTGAAGAATCCCGATTTGTTCAGCTTTGCCGACTACGTTTTCAGTCAACCGACATTGGATGTGCTGAAAACGCCACCTGATGCAGATAATAAAGAGATTGCGGCATGGAAATCATTACATTTGGTTGAAGTTCTGCTTTCCATTGCGGATAAAGGTTATTTTAGTCAAGTGCACGAACTGTTCAAATTCCCAGCACAGAATTGTCCCGATGTTTTGTTTCTGGCATTGCTGCATATAAGTCCGCCATTGACACCACTCAGACAGGATCTATTCAATCAGTTGATACCCACATTCTTGGGCAATCATCCCAATTCGAATGTGATCTTGGCCAGCGCCTGGAGCTCAACCAATTTCCAGCTAAGACCGAGCATTATGAACGCCATGTCCGAATGGTATTTGCGTGGCAGCGAATTTGATCAAGTGAAATTGTCACGCATTTTGGACTTGGCTCAGGATTTGAAGGCATTATCCTCATTGCTCAATGCTCGCTCCTTTATGTTCATCATTGATCTGGCCTGCTTGGCCTCGCGTCGCGAATACTTGAAG CTGGAGAAATGGCTGAGTGACAAGATACGCGAACATGGCGAACCCTTCATTCAGGCCATGATCAAAGTGCTGCAACGTCGCTGTCCTCAGGTGACCAACGCCAAGTTGCCCGAGGATCAGTTGCCGCCGAAGCAAGCGCAATTGTTGCCGGAAACGGTGACGACGATGATCAGCTGTTTGCAGGCGTGCATCAACAGTTGCATGCAGCCGGAAATAGCCGAAATGATAATGCAAATGGTGGCCAATGTGGCCATAAAAGCACGAgcggcacagcagcagcagcaacaacaacaacaacaacaacagcagcagcaacaacaacaacaaccacaaggATTGGTGCCACCACCGCCGAGCATTATGCGTGGACATCGTGGCATGGATCTGCCAGGCGGTGGCATTGGGCCCGGCTCCGTGCCACCTCCGCCGCAGCCACAGCAACCCTTCTCCGGCAACCTAAATGCACAGCAAATGTTTGGACCCGGCGGCATGGATCCGTTAACCAACATGTCCAACAATCTGGCTGGCCTCAATCTAGGCGGTCCAAATGGCGCCTTTAACTTTGGCAACATGCTGA CATCTCCGTCACGTCTTATGAATCCCGGCGCAAACCCGTATCCGCCCATTCCCCTACAGATCCcagcaccaccgccaccaaATGTGGGCAATCTGGGACGTATGCTGCCAACGGGAGGACCGGGACCGGGACCAGGAGGACCACAACCAACACAAGCAACGCCTCCAAATCAACCGAATAGTTCAGTGATGGCCGATCTACAGATGCCCGTGTCCAAGGAGGTAGAGGATGAGGCAAATTCATACTTTCAGCGGATCTACAATCATCAACCCAATCCGACGCTTTCCATTGATGAAGTGCTGGATATATTGCAACGCTTTAAGGAATCCAGCAATCGACGGGAACAAGAAGTCTTCCTTTGTATGCTGCGTAATCTATTTGAGGAATATCGCTTCTTTGCCCACTATCCTGAAAAGGAGTTGCAAATAACAGCTCAACTCTTTGGCGGCATCATTGATCGCAATCTAGTGCCCACATTTGTGGCATTGGGACTCTCATTGCGTTGTGTACTCGACGCTCTGCGCAAACCCGATGGATCCAAGCTCTATTACTTTGGCGTGACGGCCCTGGATCGCTTCAAGACACGTCTACATACCTATAACAAATACTGCGAACATATACGCTCCATACCGCACTTTACAGACTTCCCCCAGCATCTGATCCAGTATGTGGAGTATGGCATGCATGGCCAGGAGCCACCGCAACAGAAACTCATTGGTCTGAGCAATACAATACCACCAGCAATTGCTCAAGGAGCAGCTGAGCCTTTGTACCGTGCCAATTCCATGCCCG GCGCCATGTCAGCTGCCTCCAATGTCCAGAAACCTGCTGTTGTGGTTTCGCATGCGACGAGAATGAAATCAATTGCGAATGCGACCAACATAGATACATTGCTGGTGGCAAACCAGGAGGAGAAGGTAACAGTGCCGCCGGAACCGGTGCAGGACAAGACGGCGTTCATATTCAACAATCTGAGCCAGTTGAATATACCGCAGAAATGTGAGGAGATCAAGGAGATAATGACCAAGGAGTATTGGCCCTGGTTGGCACAATATTTGGTATTGAAACGCGCCTCCATGGAATTCAATTTCCATACACTCTACTACAACTTTTTGGATGCCCTCAAGAATAGCGAAATCAATAGATATGTGACCAAGGAAACATTGCGCAACATTAAAGTGTTGTTGCGTTCCGATAAGGGTGTCATTAATTTCTCGGATCGCAGTCTCTTGAAGAATCTTGGCCATTGGCTGGGCATGATGACACTGGGACGTAATCGACCCATTTTGCaattggatttggatttgaaaTCCTTGCTGGCCGAGGCATATCACAAGGGGCAACAggagttgttgtttgtggtgCCGTTTGTGGCTAAAATCTTGGAATCTTCCGCTAAATCGCGTATATTTAAATCGCCCAATCCCTGGACCATGGGCATTATGTTTGTTCTAGGAGAATTGCATCAGGAACCAGATTTAAAGctcaatttaaagtttgaaattgAAGTGTTGtgtaaaacattaaatttagagCTGGATAAATTGAAGCCGGTTATATACTTGAAGGATCCAACGCGTGCGTTGACTATAGAACAACAAATGTCACAGCCAAAGTCAAAGATATTGGAGGGAAgcgcagcacaacaacaacaacaacagcagcagcagcagcaacaacaacaacagttgcaggcacagcaacagcaacaacagttgcaaccgcagcagcagcagcaacaacaacaacagttgcaggcgcagcagcaacagcaacaacaacaattacaaactGTTGCACCTCCCGTTTCGGCTGCCAACTCAGCCGCCAATTCAGCTGCTGAAGTTGATGCCGCCATGTTAATGAACAACTCTAATaacggtggtggtggtggaggaggaggagctgtTGCCTCTCCCAATCTTCCCACAGATGCCAGTCAGGTGGTTTTACCGCCACCGGAGCCACGTTATTCCTATGTGGAGGTGAATGTGTCCAATTTCCAGTTGATTGCCCAGCAATTACAATTGCCAGCGAATATACCATTCTTGCATGCCAATCCGGGTATTAAACACATTGTGGTGAATGCCATTGAACGCACTATAACCGATTGGCTGCAACCTGTTGTGGATAGAAGCATTCGGATTGCTTGTGCCACCACCGAACAGATTATACGCAAAGATTTCGCCTTGGATGCGGATGAGAATCGCATGAGAACGGCAGCACATCAAATGGTACGCAATCTGGCCGCTGGCATGGCCATGATAACGGGCAAGGATGAGATTGCACGTGCTATCAGTCAGAATCTGCACAAGGCTTTTATGGCCGCCTTAACGGGAGTGCCCAGCATGGCGGATATACAAGCAGCCTCCGTGCAATTGGCCAATGAGAATGTGGAACTGGTCTGTGCATTTATACAGAAAACATCGGCAGAGAAATCCGCACTAGAAATTGATCGACGTCTGTCCACGGACTTTGAGACGCGTAAGATTGCCCGGGAGGAGGGTAGTCGCTTTGTGGATGCCCAAATCTTGAGCTATCAGCAGGAACGTCTGCCGGAGCCAGTGCGTCTCAAGGTCGGACCAGCACCGCCCACTTTATATGCCGTCTATTCGGAGTTTGCCCGCAGTATTCCCGGTTTCCAGCAGATGAGCGATCGTGATATCGCTCTCTTTGTGCCGAAGCCACAGGATCTGCAGATACCGAATGTGTTTGCCAACGATGAGAGCAGCATGGTCTATGCCGAGGTGGCCAGCAAAATGGAAGCGTTCATGAACACGGCCATCAATATGCCCACTCTACAGCTGCAG GCCAGCAAGATGCACATGCTCCTGGCTGCTTTGATGGCTACACGTCGTTTGCGGGATCAGGAATCGGCCTTCAATCTGTTGACACGTGCCGTGGAGGGTTTAACCGAGGGATTGATCAATGTGCAGGATCATCTGGAGCAAATGAAGCTTTACAGGGACATCCATCTGCGCATTCTCAGTCTGCTGCACAACAGCTTTGGAGCACCCAACACTGAGCGAGCGGTGACCAAATGCTTCTTTGATATTCGCGAGGAAGTGCGCTATAATGTGGAGGCGGCTCGAGCTCTGATCACATCGCATTTTGTGAACCTCAACCAATTTGATGGCATGTTGAGGGATTGCATGGATAATGGCAATAACTATGTGGCCATATCCTTTGGCATTGCTCTCCTCGAGCGTTTGATTATGGAGGATCGTGCTATCAATATTGTATCTGATAATGAATTCATGGCCACCGTAGAACTACTGGGTCGTCTCACACAGCATCGTCATCGCTATCCCGAGTGCATTGTGAATGCCATCGAGACTCTCTGGTCCGGCAATCTCAATGCCAGCGACTATGGTCCATTCAATCCCGGCGAGCGTTATCTCGCCGGCACATCGCACTACATTCACTCCGGCATGCATCACGTTAGG TCATGCGACACAGATGATCCACCAGGATTGCAGGAGAAGACGGAGTTCCTGCTCAAGGATTGGGTTGCCCTCTACACCCAACAGAATCAGCAGACGACACGCGATGCCCGCCACTTTGGGGCCTTTGTCCAGAAGATGAACACGTATGGGATTCTAAAGACGGATGATTTGATCACACGCTTCTTCCGTCAGGCGACGCACATTTGCACGGATGTTGTGTATCGCATGTTTGCGGAGCCAAGTCTGCCAATTAATCAGGCCAAGAATAAGATATTCCAATGGATCGATGCGTTTGTGCATTTGATTGCGATGCTTGTCCGGCATTCCGGTGAGGCGGGAAATCCGACGACCAAGATCAACCTGTTAAACAAAGTGCTGGGCATTGTGTTGGGCACATTGCTCAAGGATCACGAGATGCGTGGCGTGGGATTCCAGCAGGTGGGATATCATCGCTTCTTTATGATGCTGTTCATGGAATTGTGCTCGGCGGATGTGAATCTGGAGTCCTTGATGCACAGCATCGTGTCGGCCTTTGCCTACACATATCATCTGCTCAATCCGAGTGTTGCGCCGGGCTTTTGCTTTGCCTGGCTGGAATTGATTTCACATCGCGTCTTTCTGGGTCGCATTCTGGTGCAGATACCTGGACAAAAGGGTTGGCCATTGTATTCCCAACTGCTGCAGGATCTCTTTAAGTATTTGGCTCCATTCTTGCGCAATACAGAGCTCGGAAGACCCGTTCAGATGCTCTATAAGGGCACTCTGCGCGTTTTACTGGTGTTGCTACATGATTTCCCAGAATTCCTGTGCGATTATCACTTTGGTTTCTGCGATACCATACCGCCAAATTGCGTCCAGATGCGTAACATTATACTATCCGCATTTCCACGTAATATGCGTTTGCCGGATCCGTTTACGCCCAATCTGAAAGTGGACATGTTGTCGGACAGCAGCAATGCGCCCAAAGTCTGCAGCAGTTACATCATGAACATACAGCCGCCCAACTTTAAAAAGGATCTCGACTCGTACTTGAAGGCCCGTGCTCCGGTCACATTCCTCTCGGAGCTGCGGGGTCATCTGCAGGTGACCAGCGAGCCCGGAACTCGATACAACATGACCCTCATGAATGCCCTGGTCATGTACGTGGGCACCCAGGCCATTGCTTTGATCAG gAACAAGAACTTTGTGCCGAACACATCGAACATTGCCCACAGTGCTCACATGGACATCTTCCAGAATCTGGCCGTTGATCTGGACACCGAGGGTCGCTATCTGTTCCTCAATGCGATTGCCAATCAGTTGCGTTATcccaactcacacacacactacttTAGCTGTGCGGTGCTCCATCTGTTTGCCGAAGCGAATTCGGAGGCAATTCAGGAGCAGATTACACGTGTGCTTCTCGAGCGCCTCATTGTGAATCGGCCACATCCTTGGGGACTCTTGATCACATTCATTGAGCTCATCAAGAATCCCATTTACAAATTCTGGGAGCATGATTTTGTGCACTGTGCACCCGAAATTACCAA gtTATTTGAATCCGTGGCAAGATCCTGCCTGGCCAAATCGAATGTTAATCAGCAGCTGAATATGGCCGTTGATGGCGAGAATCAGGAAGTTGTCAATATTAACTGA